Proteins encoded within one genomic window of Hevea brasiliensis isolate MT/VB/25A 57/8 chromosome 8, ASM3005281v1, whole genome shotgun sequence:
- the LOC110642483 gene encoding DEAD-box ATP-dependent RNA helicase 42: MEDVKHKSRKEDSERKEEDSKRSHRDRDKERNGERNRDREKSRRSEREKSIDSDDKYERERDKHRRSRDDERERPKDRKRDRDRDRDRDSEREEKRERAREKERDKRERDREERERERDRERERRERDREEREREREREREKERERERERREREREKERERERRTREKEKRREFTSDDDSGDDSREHDRKRRRRDDNDYRERAREQSTGGRSNRHKDDSEGSPRKRSGEDDTDKKEKKTREDELEDEQKRLDEEIEKRRRRVQEWQELRRKKEESERDKHGEAANVDKPNTGKTWTLEGDSDDDEAPPTGTSETDMELDENSKPDKDVGDAMVVDFKNGTAALENDGDDVIGDEEIDPLDAFMNSMVLPEVEKLNNAAITQAVDDNKVELKKKDKKEEGSNGEQLKKGSNKSLGRIIPGEDSDSDYGDLENDENSLDDEDDDEFMKRVKKTKAEKLSVVDHSKIDYKPFRKNFYIEVKEVLRMNPEEVATYRKLLELKIHGKDVPKPVKTWHQTGLSSKILDTIKKLNYEKPMPIQAQALPIIMSGRDCIGIAKTGSGKTLAFVLPMLRHIKDQPPVEAGDGPIGLIMAPTRELVQQIHSDIKKFAKVLGIRCVPVYGGSGVAQQISELKRGTEIVVCTPGRMIDILCTSGGKITNLRRVTYLVMDEADRMFDMGFEPQITRIVQNIRPDRQTVLFSATFPRQVEILARKVLNKPVEIQVGGRSVVNKDITQLVEVRPESDRFLRLLELLGEWYEKGKILIFVQSQDKCDALFRDLLKHGYPCLSLHGAKDQTDRESTISDFKSNVCNLLIATSVAARGLDVKELELVINFDVPNHYEDYVHRVGRTGRAGRKGCAITFISEDDARYAPDLVKALQLSEQVVPEDLKALADGFMAKVTQGLEQAHGTGYGGTGFKFNEEEDEKRIAAKKAQAKEYGFEEDKSDSEDEDEGVRKAGGDISRQAAFAQHLVAIAAASKGSASSTPTPISAAQLLPHGGLPVSLPGVMGLTLPGVATVLPGPGLPVVSNDNTVKAITAAYNLQQNLAKIQADAMPEHYEAELEINDFPQNARWKVTHKDTLVPISEFFGAAITTRGQYFPPGRIPGPGERKLYLFIEGPSETSVKKAKAELKRVLEDITNQALSLPGGAQPGRYSVI, from the coding sequence ATGGAGGATGTGAAACATAAATCTAGGAAGGAAGATTCGGAAAGGAAGGAGGAGGATTCGAAGAGGAGTCACCGTGATCGTGATAAGGAGAGGAATGGAGAGAGGAATCGGGACAGAGAGAAAAGCCGACGTTCTGAGAGAGAGAAGAGTATTGATTCCGATGACAAATATGAGAGAGAGCGGGACAAGCATAGAAGGAGCCGAGATGACGAAAGGGAAAGACCCAAGGATAGGAAGAGAGATAGAGATCGGGACAGAGATAGAGATAGTGAAAGGgaggagaaaagggagagggcgagagagaaagagagagataagAGGGAACGTGACAGAGAAGAACGTGAAcgggagagagatagagagagggagagaagggAACGTGACAGAGAAGAACGAGaaagggagagggagagggagagggagaaggaaagggagagggagagggagagaagggagagagaaagggaaaaggaaagagaaagagagaggaggacAAGAGAAAAGGAGAAACGGAGAGAATTTACCAGTGATGATGATAGTGGTGATGATTCCAGGGAGCATGATAGGAAGCGACGGAGGAGAGATGATAATGACTACAGGGAGAGAGCACGTGAACAGAGCACTGGCGGCAGGTCAAACAGGCACAAGGATGACAGTGAGGGGAGCCCAAGGAAAAGGAGTGGTGAGGATGACACAGATAAGAAAGAGAAGAAAACTCGAGAGGATGAATTAGAGGATGAACAGAAGCGATTGGATGAGGAAATAGAGAAGAGGAGAAGAAGAGTTCAGGAGTGGCAAGAGTTGAGGAGGAAAAAGGAAGAATCCGAGAGAGACAAGCATGGGGAAGCAGCTAATGTAGATAAACCCAATACAGGTAAAACTTGGACCCTTGAAGGAGATTCTGATGATGATGAAGCACCTCCTACAGGGACATCAGAAACAGACATGGAACTAGATGAAAATTCAAAGCCTGATAAAGATGTTGGAGATGCAATGGTGGTAGACTTTAAAAATGGGACAGCTGCTTTAGAGAATGATGGTGATGATGTTATTGGGGATGAGGAAATTGATCCATTGGATGCTTTCATGAATTCCATGGTCTTACCTGAAGTTGAGAAGCTAAACAATGCAGCAATTACTCAAGCTGTTGATGATAATAAAGTGGAGTTAAAGAAGAAGGACAAAAAGGAGGAAGGAAGCAATGGAGAGCAGCTGAAGAAAGGCTCTAATAAATCTCTTGGGAGAATAATTCCTGGTGAAGATTCTGATTCAGATTATGGGGACCTTGAGAATGATGAAAATTCTTTAGATGATGAAGATGATGACGAGTTCATGAAGAGGGTGAAGAAAACGAAAGCTGAGAAGCTATCTGTTGTTGATCACTCGAAGATTGATTACAAACCTTTCCGGAAAAATTTCTATATTGAAGTGAAGGAGGTATTGAGGATGAACCCTGAAGAGGTTGCTACTTATAGGAAACTATTAGAACTGAAAATACATGGAAAGGATGTTCCAAAACCAGTTAAAACATGGCACCAAACTGGACTGTCAAGTAAAATTTTGGACACAATAAAGAAGCTTAACTATGAGAAGCCAATGCCGATTCAAGCTCAGGCGCTGCCAATAATTATGAGTGGCAGAGACTGCATAGGCATTGCAAAAACTGGCTCTGGCAAAACCCTCGCTTTTGTGCTGCCAATGCTGAGGCACATCAAGGACCAGCCACCTGTGGAAGCTGGAGATGGGCCAATTGGGCTTATAATGGCGCCTACTAGGGAGCTTGTTCAACAGATCCACAGTGACATAAAGAAGTTTGCCAAGGTACTGGGAATTAGATGTGTGCCTGTATATGGAGGCTCTGGTGTTGCTCAACAGATCAGTGAATTAAAGCGGGGTACTGAGATTGTTGTTTGCACGCCAGGTAGGATGATTGACATACTTTGCACAAGTGGGGGTAAAATTACAAATCTGCGTAGAGTTACTTATCTAGTAATGGATGAAGCTGATAGGATGTTTGACATGGGCTTTGAACCTCAGATCACTAGAATTGTCCAGAATATTCGACCAGATCGTCAGACTGTACTCTTTTCTGCTACTTTTCCTCGGCAGGTTGAGATTTTAGCTCGAAAAGTACTGAACAAACCTGTGGAAATTCAGGTTGGTGGGAGGAGTGTGGTGAACAAGGACATAACTCAGTTAGTTGAGGTAAGGCCAGAAAGTGACAGGTTCTTGAGACTCCTAGAACTACTTGGTGAATGGTATGAGAAGGGAAAAATTTTGATATTTGTCCAATCACAGGATAAATGTGATGCTTTGTTTAGGGATTTGCTCAAGCATGGTTATCCTTGCCTTTCACTTCATGGGGCTAAAGATCAAACAGACCGTGAGTCTACCATTTCTGATTTCAAAAGCAATGTATGTAATTTGTTGATTGCCACAAGTGTTGCAGCCAGGGGCTTAGATGTGAAGGAGCTTGAACTGGTGATCAATTTTGATGTCCCAAATCACTATGAGGATTATGTTCACCGTGTTGGTCGAACTGGCCGAGCTGGTCGCAAAGGCTGTGCCATCACATTTATTTCTGAGGATGATGCAAGATATGCACCAGATCTTGTAAAGGCATTGCAACTCTCTGAGCAAGTTGTTCCAGAGGACCTGAAAGCTCTTGCAGATGGCTTTATGGCCAAAGTGACCCAGGGGCTTGAGCAAGCCCATGGAACTGGTTATGGTGGAACTGGTTTTAAATTCAATGAAGAGGAGGATGAAAAGAGGATAGCAGCTAAAAAAGCACAAGCAAAAGAATATGGCTTTGAGGAAGACAAGTCAGATTCGGAAGATGAAGATGAAGGGGTTCGTAAGGCAGGTGGTGACATCTCACGCCAGGCTGCCTTTGCTCAGCACTTAGTTGCTATTGCTGCTGCCTCCAAAGGCAGTGCATCTTCAACACCGACTCCTATCTCAGCTGCTCAATTGCTTCCCCATGGTGGATTACCTGTTTCGCTGCCAGGTGTCATGGGCCTAACACTTCCAGGTGTAGCTACAGTTTTGCCAGGGCCTGGACTACCTGTTGTTAGTAATGATAACACAGTTAAGGCGATTACGGCTGCTTACAACTTGCAGCAGAACCTTGCAAAGATCCAAGCTGATGCAATGCCAGAACATTATGAAGCAGAGCTGGAGATTAATGATTTCCCGCAAAATGCTCGGTGGAAGGTTACTCACAAGGACACATTGGTTCCAATTTCTGAATTTTTTGGTGCTGCAATTACTACAAGGGGACAGTATTTCCCACCAGGCCGGATTCCAGGACCAGGAGAACGCAAGCTTTACTTGTTCATTGAGGGCCCTAGTGAAACGTCTGTTAAAAAAGCTAAAGCAGAATTAAAACGTGTTTTGGAAGACATCACAAACCAGGCATTATCACTTCCTGGTGGAGCTCAGCCAGGGAGATACTCAGTTATATAA